A portion of the Pseudorasbora parva isolate DD20220531a chromosome 1, ASM2467924v1, whole genome shotgun sequence genome contains these proteins:
- the si:dkey-85k7.12 gene encoding interferon-induced very large GTPase 1 has translation MDCHSENEEFEDASEYLEDEQQTLTSGACAVESYQKEDASKLQDVPAPSEIAVQLIGTSSVTLAWDSPDNISTFELTYFDITDTKTSTITNDTAIEVEDLCPGTEYTFTLASISDNGEQSVGVEVTACTRPVPPENFKVESVSTSSATLTWDASGCEENTFHVVCSQNGGIIQEEITKLRTVVFCDLSPGMKYSFHITKVLSNGNKSKEAVTFTQTKTNIQSLFHDLGLEQYYPNKLSLSDVLQIDSRSVTDEPAQSLSSLPWLFLKKLMMVNVTARSVKYSSDENEDLQSLDFYNDTLDFLNDQNSSVNPLDIVTALFLCADGFLQQEMVSKMSMCQFSVPLLLPKCDTQQCIYMLWAMRDIVKKFRPHSLSDHRGFVEDRIVHSDLPLVSFVRLGECSISKSQILNKLLSNPQQYHDTFVHHDMDCGDVPRRISNGLVEMGWYLPCGNKNIDVFPEPVAFANLRGDIRTFETQYSFLCQTSTAVFVFFDNLDTNYKLLTNQHAKAQFFLVGNVQSKAFNLEQLKKTASEMSLKKNNIILKTNQNDANFVKNLHSVVNYIINNHPKKACLERMDTMAHELGIQVDEDIQECQKAKNNADVLTKNIQETLEFKEDQLPLQGQIWKDLAKLEKEECRLRKAGDQNIETYKSDLQIKKTELRKQQSKHDISEAMSWFISALSSSSQERSYFLKWMRMNLDNLSRKSLSSLREQYKEKCQKFSENKEEIAQLDQQISNSSLGIEHFLREMGQLYEAAVLLPENLQSRQQMLHLPRLCAELMLDGFPLELVDGDASNIPLRWVKDVLLYLNSLVQPNNKIMVVTVLGVQSTGKSTLLNTMFGVQFAVSSGRCTRGAFMQLIKVTEDIKKKLGCDYLMIIDTEGLKSPELAKLDDSHEHDNELATLVVGLSDITIINIAMENSTEMKDILQIVVHAFIRMKEVGKKPKCQFVHQNVADVSAHDKNMRDRKLLLEQLNEMTEAAAKMENKEEYKMFTDVMEYDPETCNWYIPGLWHGNPPMAPVNAGYSEAVYDLKKNMIDVIGKCKNKTSGNNITEFLEWTKSLWNAVKFENFIFSFRNSLVADAYMRLCTEFHKWEWSFKKHMHSWSTQAETRVSNFETFKLKSDKSDLKDLLCKLKQEAVTRLDTLEKTTMENLSKYFEQTEGHVYLVEKYKEDFVNSVKCLRREIESSLLMQLEATVDIRRGMNNLDNIKKTFTDTMEKKVLGLLEELRKNNNSKSDAQTTDKELDGFFKQIWQDTINELSFAGLKRRDIYDCVFRQLRENMKQKGSSVAEQLVKVKLVHCGTGEFKITKEFWFKRWFKRVFNDNSAEDLQKLADNIIQTCYQFVLDTTANHSDYHDTYIQEILHIIDDRIMSNKSIGISEEFELSLKLYICGFSARTFQDMHECFIKENDPRRCLNQFKDKYRNDFKDLFHDRDQCQRKAEEFTKLCLMPAVETFIYSSLGPDIVDKMLQGKNAFQFSTRAFFQYSLLKELVNEDKFEQYVKYISSYEGFVKGWILDQITKQFSNGHEEFELEEGHLRGITKEILEAVKMAQNETHEDGIKGFIHCICRKLEQKLIIPKDALETVMVLNNASQEPFADWLNISVEEMEQTLKEQLKRVDIYAKLRKLKIKPQDELFKRVFGCGKQCPFCKAPCEAGGEAHTDHCASVHRPQGLGRYRFENNEKLVTDICSTNVHSEAQFKCFYTNYVYHPYKRYREIFPDWHIPADASIQASDYWKYVMARFNDKFAKEYKARPADIPLMWKSITKQQAENSLKESFSIK, from the exons ATGTTCCTGCACCAAGTGAAATTGCAGTGCAGCTTATTGGAACCAGTTCTGTTACTCTTGCTTGGGACAGCCCAGACAATATATCTACATTTGAGCTGACCTACTTTGATATCACAGATACAAAGACCTCTACTATCACAAATGACACAGCCATAGAGGTGGAAGATCTATGTCCAGGGACTGAATACACTTTCACCCTTGCTTCAATATCAGACAATGGAGAACAGAGTGTGGGAGTTGAAGTGACTGCATGCACCA GGCCAGTCCCGCCTGAAAACTTCAAGGTTGAGAGTGTGAGCACATCATCAGCTACTCTTACTTGGGATGCATCTGGCTGTGAGGAGAACACATTTCATGTTGTTTGCAGCCAGAATGGAGGAATCATTCAGGAAGAGATAACAAAATTAAGAACGGTGGTTTTCTGTGACCTAAGTCCTGGAATGAAGTACTCTTTTCACATTACAAAAGTGCTTTCAAATGGCAACAAAAGCAAAGAAGCAGTCACATTTACTCAAACCA AAACAAACATCCAGAGCCTTTTCCATGATTTGGGGTTGGAGCAGTACTACCCAAACAAACTCTCACTCAGCGATGTGCTACAGATTGACTCGAGGTCAGTGACAGATGAGCCAGCCCAGTCTCTATCATCTTTGCCTTGGCTGTTCCTGAAGAAACTGATGATGGTGAATGTGACTGCAAGAAGTGTCAAATATTCATCAGATGAGAATGAGGATTTGCAAAGCTTAGATTTTTACAATGACACTTTAGATTTTCTGAACGATCAGAACAGCAGTGTAAACCCTTTAGACATAGTGACTGCCCTCTTTCTTTGTGCAGATGGTTTCCTCCAACAGGAAATGGTCTCAAAAATGTCAATGTGTCAGTTCTCGGTTCCTTTGCTGCTTCCAAAGTGTGACACGCAACAGTGCATATACATGCTTTGGGCCATGAGAGATATTGTGAAAAAATTTAGACCTCATTCTTTGTCAGACCACAGAGGTTTTGTGGAGGACAGAATAGTTCACTCTGATCTCCCCTTGGTGTCCTTTGTTAGACTTGGTGAGTGCAGCATTTCAAAATCTCAGATCTTAAACAAATTGCTCAGCAACCCCCAACAATATCATGACACTTTTGTACATCATGACATGGACTGTGGAGACGTCCCAAGAAGGATATCAAATGGACTGGTGGAGATGGGCTGGTATTTACCATGTGGAAACAAAAACATTGATGTTTTTCCTGAACCCGTGGCTTTTGCAAACTTGAGAGGTGACATCAGGACCTTTGAAACACAGTACTCCTTCTTATGCCAGACTTCCACTGCAGTTTTTGTGTTCTTTGACAATCTGGACACAAACTACAAGTTACTCACCAACCAACATGCTAAAGCACAGTTTTTCTTAGTGGGCAATGTGCAAAGCAAAGCATTTAATTTGGAGCAGCTGAAAAAGACCGCATCTGAAATGAGTTTGAAGAAGAACAACATAATTCTGAAGACCAATCAAAACgatgcaaattttgtcaaaaatctgCATTCTGTAGTAAATTACATAATTAATAATCATCCCAAAAAAGCATGTCTGGAGAGAATGGACACTATGGCACATGAACTCGGAATTCAAGTTGATGAAGACATTCAAGAATGTCAGAAAGCAAAAAATAATGCAGATGTCttaacaaaaaatatacagGAAACACTGGAGTTCAAGGAAGATCAGCTTCCCCTTCAAGGTCAAATCTGGAAAGATTTAGCAAAACTGGAAAAAGAGGAATGCAGACTCCGGAAAGCTGGTGATCAAAATATAGAGACGTACAAGAGTGATCTACAGATTAAGAAGACTGAACTCAGAAAACAACaaagtaaacatgacatttcaGAGGCAATGTCCTGGTTTATTAGTGCCCTATCAAGTTCGAGCCAGGAGAGGTCCTACTTCTTAAAGTGGATGCGGATGAACCTTGACAATCTCTCCCGAAAAAGCCTCTCTAGCCTCCGTGAGCAATACAAGGAAAAGTGTCAAAAATTTTCAGAAAACAAAGAGGAAATCGCACAGCTCGACCAACAGATCTCTAACAGTTCTTTAGGAATAGAGCACTTCCTGCGTGAAATGGGCCAACTCTACGAAGCCGCAGTGTTGCTTCCAGAAAACTTACAATCCCGTCAACAAATGCTACACTTACCCCGGCTATGTGCCGAGCTGATGTTGGATGGCTTCCCTCTGGAACTGGTTGATGGAGATGCATCAAATATTCCTCTCAGATGGGTTAAGGATGTGCTTCTGTATCTGAACTCTTTGGTGCAGCCCAACAATAAAATCATGGTGGTCACGGTTTTAGGAGTCCAGAGCACAGGGAAGTCCACTTTGCTAAACACCATGTTTGGAGTTCAGTTTGCAGTCAGCAGTGGAAGATGCACTAGAGGAGCTTTTATGCAGCTGATCAAAGTCACAGAGGACATCAAGAAAAAACTTGGCTGTGATTATTTAATGATAATTGACACTGAAGGTCTGAAATCACCTGAACTGGCAAAACTAGATGATAGTcatgaacatgacaatgaattAGCTACACTTGTGGTTGGATTGAGTGATATCACAATCATCAACATCGCAATGGAGAATTCCACAGAGATGAAAGATATTTTGCAGATCGTAGTCCATGCTTTCATCAGAATGAAGGAAGTAGGTAAAAAGCCCAAGTGTCAATTTGTCCACCAAAATGTTGCTGATGTATCAGCCCATGACAAGAACATGAGAGACCGAAAGCTTCTGCTGGAGCAACTGAATGAGATGACAGAAGCGGCAGCCAAAATGGAGAATAAGGAGGAGTATAAAATGTTCACTGATGTGATGGAGTACGATCCAGAGACATGCAACTGGTATATCCCTGGGCTCTGGCATGGAAATCCTCCAATGGCACCAGTGAACGCTGGCTACTCCGAGGCCGTCTATGACCTTAAAAAGAACATGATTGATGTCATTGgaaaatgcaaaaacaaaacatctggAAACAACATAACAGAGTTTTTGGAGTGGACAAAAAGCTTGTGGAATGCAGTCAAGTTTGAAAACTTCATATTTAGCTTCAGGAATAGCTTGGTGGCTGATGCATACATGCGACTGTGCACAGAATTCCACAAATGGGAATGGTCTTTCAAGAAGCATATGCACTCTTGGTCAACTCAAGCTGAAACCAGAGTGTCAAATTTCGAGACGTTCAAACTGAAATCAGACAAATCAGACCTGAAAGATCTTTTATGCAAACTAAAGCAAGAAGCTGTCACAAGGCTTGACACCTTGGAAAAGACCACAATGGAAAACCTTTCCAAGTACTTTGAACAAACAGAGGGTCATGTCTACCTTGTGGAAAAGTACAAAGAAGACTTCGTGAACAGCGTAAAATGTCTCAGGAGGGAAATTGAGAGCTCTTTGCTGATGCAGCTTGAGGCAACAGTGGACATTAGGAGGGGAATGAATAATCTGGACAACATCAAGAAAACATTCACTGATACAATGGAGAAAAAAGTGCTGGGTCTACTGGAGGAGTTACGCAAAAACAACAACTCAAAGAGTGATGCACAAACGACTGACAAAGAGCTTGATggattttttaaacaaatatggCAAGATACCATAAATGAGCTGTCATTTGCTGGATTGAAGAGAAGAGATATATATGATTGTGTTTTCAGGCAACTCAGAGAAAACATGAAACAGAAAGGCAGTTCTGTTGCAGAGCAATTAGTGAAAGTAAAACTGGTGCATTGTGGAACAGGGGAGTTCAAAATCACTAAAGAATTCTGGTTCAAAAGGTGGTTTAAACGTGTGTTCAATGACAACTCTGCAGAGGACCTACAAAAGTTAGCAGATAATATCATTCAGACATGTTACCAGTTCGTCCTGGACACGACTGCAAACCATTCAGATTACCATGACACCTACATTCAGGAGATCCTTCACATAATTGATGACAGAATAATGTCCAACAAGAGCATAGGGATTTCAGAGGAATTTGAACTGTCCCTGAAATTGTACATTTGTGGGTTTTCTGCAAGAACATTCCAAGACATGCACGAATGTTTCATCAAGGAGAATGACCCACGCAGATGCCTTAATCAGTTCAAAGACAAATATCGCAATGATTTCAAGGACCTGTTCCATGATCGTGACCAGTGTCAGAGAAAGGCAGAAGAATTCACTAAACTTTGCTTGATGCCTGCAGTTGAGACATTCATCTACAGCTCCTTGGGTCCAGACATCGTTGACAAAATGCTTCAGGGAAAAAATGCATTTCAGTTCAGCACTCGTGCGTTTTTCCAGTACTCACTCCTAAAGGAACTTGTGAATGAAGATAAGTTTGAACAGTATGTAAAATACATCAGCTCCTATGAAGGCTTCGTTAAGGGCTGGATATTAGATCAAATCACCAAACAGTTTTCAAACGGACATGAAGAGTTTGAGTTGGAGGAAGGTCACCTTAGAGGAATCACCAAAGAGATACTAGAAGCTGTCAAAATGGCACAGAATGAGACACATGAAGATGGCATCAAAGGATTCATACACTGCATTTGCAGGAAGCTTGAACAGAAGCTAATAattcccaaagatgctctagaAACAGTGATGGTCCTAAACAATGCATCTCAAGAGCCATTTGCTGACTGGCTGAACATATCTGTAGAGGAGATGGAACAGACACTGAAGGAACAACTGAAGAGAGTCGACATATATGCCAAACTCCGCAAGCTCAAGATTAAACCCCAGGATGAGCTCTTCAAGAGAGTGTTTGGATGTGGGAAACAGTGTCCATTCTGCAAAGCTCCATGTGAGGCTGGTGGAGAAGCTCATACTGATCACTGTGCTTCAGTTCACAGACCGCAGGGACTCGGTCGATACAGATttgaaaacaatgaaaaattaGTGACAGATATCTGCTCGACAAATGTCCACAGTGAAGCACAGTTTAAGTGTTTCTACACTAATTACGTGTATCATCCTTACAAAAGATACAGAGAAATCTTTCCTGACTGGCACATCCCAGCAGATGCCAGCATACAGGCCTCAGATTACTGGAAATATGTGATGGCCCGGTTCAACGATAAGTTTGCTAAAGAGTACAAGGCTCGCCCTGCTGATATACCCTTGATGTGGAAATCTATCACAAAGCAACAAGCAGAGAACAGTTTAAAAGAGTCTTTCAGCATCAAATAA